A segment of the Carya illinoinensis cultivar Pawnee chromosome 1, C.illinoinensisPawnee_v1, whole genome shotgun sequence genome:
tagatctattaaataatattgttcctTACATATATCAAAAGCAACatacaaaatatgatagaatatCATAAACAACACTTAGACGAACGTGCAGTTCATGAAATTCATACTCTGTATCTCCTCAATCAAGGATTCAACCTTCTCGTTGAGGATATCTACATGATGGGCTATCTCTCTGACATACTTCTCTACACCACGATATGTCGATCAATATGTGTAGTCAGCTATGAGATCACCGCGTCCACCCAAGCAGGCCGTGCATCTCCTTCAAATGTACTCGCCAACTGTTGACTACTACTCCCCACATTGAGCCTGGCCTGCATCGGAGGAACTAGATCCGCTATAGGGGGTGGCCGAAGTCAAGGATGCCCCCTCGCCTGTCCAATGCTACGTCGATGCATGGTCATGTCGAGGTGGCTCATCTAATCTATGACCCGCTCCTCTAGTTGGAGTGGCATGCTCCGATGAAGTAATAGTCAGCAAATAATGACACCGTATGGGAGGTTGTCCATGGAGACAATGCTCGCCTAGTAACGGATCCTCTTAAAGATGCATAGTGGCAAATCAAGGGGATCTCCATGTGCCACTCGGATAAAAAAATGTGCTAGAGTCTGACTAAATGTTGTCTTATGTGCCACAGGATCCACGTTTCTTGCAATAATAAGTTGCAACATGTAGAAGAGAGGTAGCAGATGTATTTGGTTGAAGGCATTCTTCCTCTCGATCTGCATGCCGTCTCTCCcggtgaggatgtagaaatcctcaTCTTGGCCATCATCCCGAGCCTCATGGTCAGTACTCTCAGCATTTGACTGGTCTACACCTACAGCTGATGATGGCTCAACTAGGCCACTAGAAGTCCTACATCTACCTTGAGTGTGCCATGTGCAAATGTAGATGTGCGAATCATGACTGTGTCGCCAGTCTGAGAGTCAGCTATAGTTGATATCTCAATTACTCAATGAATCCTAAGGAGGTCGGCGATGACATCCAGTGAAATCTAAAACAACACACTGCGTACAGTCATGGTGTGAGAGGATGTGTCCCGAGGCATGGAGCACATCCCATATAGAACCCTCGAAGCATTGACGGGTATACCTACCCCCTCAATGTGCAGATATTTCCCCAGTCTCTACTGAGTTGCATCTTCACAAACTACACCACAGCCTCTCAAAGAGGTAcaaaaattaaacacatcatGTGGTGGGAAGAGTCACTGCTCAAGTTCAATATCTTCGTATTTATTATTCTTGATATTATCACCTCTCTTTAAAAACTTGTGAAGTTGAttggaacaaaaaaaatataatatgatgTTTTAGAATGTAAAAGATTATGATCATGTCTATATATAAGTTCATATTGAAAACTTAATTATCAAGTTAAAAAACAAGGGagtgaacaaaaaaataacataaattcaATTCAAGACATGTAACTCATTAATCTTATCCTATGGCATATTAAGTCATCAATAATTCTCTctaaaattcaaaacatataCTGCCCATGCAGGAATGACAGTGGACAGATCTGATAAAGGATGGAAAAGATTTTAATGCATCAAGATGTTGAGGAAACCTCCATCAACTAATATGATCCATGAGAAAGGGGTTGGATTTATGCTTGTCTATCTAAAGTAAGACGTCAAAATCCATTACAATGGCTGGGGCCACTGAAGCTGGATGATTAAGACCAGCAGCAGCATTGTACCCATAAATGATCAACTAGATGATCGACGCAGGTGTAATGCTACCTTATCAAATAAAGATCAATTTTTCAGAACTAACAATTTCCAAAGAAAGAAATCCATCTTTGTTATGTAGTTAATACCGGGGGGATCCCCTCATCAATGGACATGCCTTTAGCGATGGCTACTGCATGAATCAGAGATCAGTCTTCTATCCATTAGGATCTCTTTCCAACATGGAGTTAGTTTTTATCAAATTCAGTATCGACTTTAAAGGAATTAATGCAGACAGTCCCCTTAATATATCGACTGGTTGCCtcaacaattttattaaaaaaattcaggtTTTTTAATCCCTTTAGGGACAACTTTTACTCTCTCGCACCCTTTAACTTGAATCCTTATGTGTCAATGAGATCACTTTAATCTCTGTACACTCGTCTAAATTAGAATCAATCATTTCAGTACGTAAAGATTCAAGAAACCATACCCCATAACAAAATACTTTCTAACCTTCCATTTCGGTCAGAAAGAACGGTAAAAGCCCATTACAACAAACAAAGTTTCTCCAAGAGTCATGGGTGAGAACAAATTGCCAGGCCAAACATAGCCCTAAATTACTCATTCAAAACACAAAATTAGCATCAAAGTTAAAATCATTCTCATTTCATTCCCAGAAGTTCATCGAAACCCAAATGGAGGGTTTAAAGAACAGAGCCAAAAAAACACCACCAAGGAAAAAACATGAAAACCCAAATGACGCAAGCATTTTTAAACAAGGATGTAGCCCCACATCACATTAGTCAACCAAAACACCAGAAAAGACCAACTCAAAGGCACATAACAAAAAGAAGCAGGAGAAGTAAAAATTATGTTTCTAAATTTTCCCAATAACATTTTCCAGGGGACCAAATAGAAACAACATTGCCCATAGGGAAAGTGTTACTGGTGTAGGAGATGAGCATACAACTCTTGCCAACGATAGCGTCACTGATTGTGACACACTTTATAAACCTCGAATTAGGAGCGGTGCCGGGCAGAGGGAGGGGCGTCATGGGTTCTGGGCAGAGGAGGGGTGAATGTGCGCGGGAATTCTCgaagaattgaaaattgaaatagcCTTTCCAACTTAGAGCATTCTTATcgaaatatgaaaatgaatagTTAAAGCCATTTTTTGGATATTAGACGTCAAAATCGCCTGCATCGAATTAggcaaaaacaaattttgtagCTTTTAACTAtagtaattaaaaagaaatgatcAAATTTGATATATACTTTTCAAAGgtcaaatctttattttattaatttatgtagctctccctctctcttccgTCTTGCACCTAGACCCAATACAGTATATCATTTCGTCTTACACCCGCTCTAATTCATgagctaaataaattaaataattaaaaagttaaatattttttaattaaaattaaattaatgataaaattaaataaattaaaaatatccaaattaaactttttttaagttaatattattttattactttataatgAGTAAATGAATAATTCAATgtagagatttgatgtgaatgaaatagtcaaagttaaattcatctcatattattttattgttatataatgaaaaaatgacTATTCCAATATGGAGATTTATCTAAATGGAATAGCcaatatctaaattcatcttatatttatcaaaattgtcctttacatatgcataattcATTAGCAATGCTCTTAAAACGAGCATTTCAgggaaggaaaaacaaaatttcTAAACATAAAGCGGATATGTCACATGccacacttttttattttattttattattatttttataaaatgtttagtatatgaataatgagtagaataatttaattattttaagaagaataaattcaaagaaaattttaaaaataaaaaaatataatgtgtgGGCTCATGTATAgcaaaacttaaaataataataataaagaggaAAGGTGTTGAAGAATGAGGAAATTGTTGAGATGGAAAGGCACCCTCGTGCTACGTTGGATTGCACATCAGTAAATGAAAACAGAAAGCAACTTGCAAAGGGAATATGCAAAGGATAAAGTGTTTTTGTTTGTATGCATGCAGTGTGTTTCTGTCACCTACCATGCCATTTCTTTCATGCAATGTAAAAGTAATGTTGATTGAGTAGTGCGTATAGTGAGCTCCTTGTATCCTAGTGAATTTGTAGTGTAGTGAATTGGTAGTGTAGTGACATACATGAAACTGCTATAAATAGCAGAGTTTTGTATAGATTTGAAGTAGTGAAAATATACAGAGTCAAAGAAGTTCTTTCCAAACTTCTTCCATCGTGTTCTTCCCGTTCTTAGCAATCTCAATACattgtttttataattcttaCATGTTATCAAAGCGTGGTTATGGAAGAACATAGCTCAGAAAGccacaaccaaaatcaaaactcAAACTCAAACCCAACCAAAGACCTTACTCATCCAAGCAGCCTATACTACATTGGCACAAATGATGGCACTGGCTCCATGCTTGTTACTCATAGCCTAGATGCCAGTAACTACTACTCATGGGCTCGATCAATGAAAAGAGCACTAAGGATTAAAAACAAGCTTGGCTTTATTGATGGAAGCTTGTGTGAGCCAACTGATCCAAATGACCCTCTCATGGAACATTGGTTGCGATGCAATGATATTGTGATTACCTGGATGCAAAATACCATGGCCATTAATATCAAGAGCAGCACAGTGTATGCAAAAACAGCTCACCAACTCGGGATTGAGTTAGAACAATGCTTTTCACAACAAAATGCTCCTCGAATCTTTGAGGTCAAACATGGTGTAACCATGTTGATGCAGAACCAAGACACTGTAAGTGTTTATTTTTCCAAACTCAAAACCTTGCTAGATGAACTTTTGAACTATGAGGCCATTCCTAGTTGCAGCTATGGAGGTCTCAAAATAGTTGTGCAAAACCAACAAAGGGATTGGGTTATGAAATTTTTAATGGGCTTGAATGAGTCATATAAGGGAATCAAAGCTCAAATTCTTTTAATCAAACCCTTTCCTAGTCTCAATGAGGTTTATTCCATAGtgcaaagagaagagaaaagaagggaaatatCTACTGAAGGACCTGCTCATCACTCCATGGCATTGTTCACTCGAGGAACTACAAGGATGGTCCAAAATTAAACATCTCTGCACACAAAAAGGATCGATACTATTGTTCCTTTTGCAAAATGACAGGTCATTCTCTAGAAAGATGTTTTAAGGCTAACACAAACAAACCAGTTTGCTCTCATTGTCAAGTTCCAGGTCACAAAGTAGACAAATGTTTCAAGCTTCATGGATATGCATCAACTCACAAGTTTGATGGGAGGAACAAACCTTCAGCAAATCAAGCCACTGGATCTCCAACTTTAGTACAAGGCTTGGTAAATGACAAGTCTCAAGTATCTTTTAAGTCAAGAACAATATTCTCAATTTATGGCTCTACTTAAACTAGTCTCAAGTCCCTCACATTTGAACCCCTCAGCCAACAATGTTCAAAGCATCTTTGCATCTTCATTTTCTGATGAAAATGTCCATCAAATGTATGGTATACCACTTTGCCTACCTGTTTTTAATTCCAAATcttcaaataaattgaatgtgCCTTGGATCATTGATACAGGGGCAACAAATCATATGATCTGCTCCCCCTCATTGCTCTCTTCAATACAATCACAAACCTCTCACTCTGTTGCGAGGTAGCTGTTGTTACTCACATAGGAACAGTAAGAGTTACAGATTCTCTAATCCTACAAGATGTTCTTTGTGTTCCTAGTTTCACCTTCAACCTAATTTCTGCTAGAAAACTAACACGGACACTTCACTGTTGTTTgcttttctttccttatttttgcTACATACAGGACCTTTTAGTTTGGAGGACGATTGGCATGGGTGAAGTGAGGCATGGGCGGTACCACATGCTACAAAGAGAGGTCTCTCCCTCAGCCTTGTCAGATGCATTGGACAAAATGAGTctctcatcttcatcttccttttcAGTTTATGCTCCAACCACCAACAATGACCAAAGTTTTGATGTTTGGCATTATAGACTAGGACACTCTTCTTACTCAGTTTTTTACGTAGGTGGTGATGTGCATTTTGCCAAAACTCCtagtgattcaaaatatttcttaactattgttgatgattttagtATGTGTACTTGGACTTATATGTTAAAACTGAAATCTGATGCCACCACTACTCTTCAACATTTTTGTGCTATGGTAGAAACtcaatttgaaacaaaaataaaaaccattcgAAGTGACAATGGAGGGGAGTTTAACATGAAAAACCTTTATCTTGAAAAGGGGATCATACATCAAAGGAGCTGTGTTGAAACACCACAGCCAAAATGCTATGGTGGAAAGAAAGCACCAACACATTTTAAACACAGCAAGGGCACTAAGATTTCAAAGTGGGGTACCTTTAAGGTATTGAAACCATTGCGTTTTGACTGTTGTGCATCTCATAAATAGAATACCTTCATCTATCTTGAACAACAAAAGTCCTTATCAAATCAAAAACAAAGCCAAGCTACACATATCTTAAAGTATTTGGATGCCTGGCCTTTGCCACCACCATTATAAATGAAAGGCACAAATTTGACCCTAGAGCAAATAAATGTGTGTTTATGGGATATCCCTTTGGGATTAAAGGATATACCTTGCTGGATCTTGAAACCAAAAGAGTATTTACTTCAAGAAATGTGGTTTTCTATGAGAATATTTTCCCCTACAAAAATGGGACTTCCACTAATACTTATTTGCAGTCTAATCAAAACAACATCAGTTTCACTCAAGTCCCAACCATTCTTACAGAACTTGTCACAAATACCCCAAACATTGCCCAAGAAAATGAGACAAATTCACAAAACAACATCTCAGAACAGGAAGTCAATTAGGTCCCTTCTCAAATTGAGATAGAAACTAGTCCACAAGATCCTCCTCCTCATGACAGTGCAACAAACACCACACCTATCAATCACTTGCCAAGGAGGTCAACAAGGGTTCGAAAAATGCCATTCCATTTGCGGGATTTCATATGTTAGCAGGCCACTTCTCTTCACCCATCTCAAATGTTGAACAAACAGAAAGGCAAGAGCCTCACAGTTAATGCTTACCCTCTCAGTAACAgcatttcatatgaaaaattgtccAATTTACATTGAGCTTTTGTTTCCTCCATTACATCCCAATCTGAACCTAGTACTTACCAAGAAGCCAAAAATTCACCTGAGTGGTGCACAACCATGAGAGCTGAAATAGATGCCCTTGAACTTATTGAAACTTGGGACTTAGTTAGTTTACCACCTGATAAGAGAACAATTGGATGTAAGTGGGTTTATAAAGTTAAATTCAAAGCTGATAGGAGTGTGGAAAGGCTTAAGGCAAGGTTGGTGGCAAAGGCATACACCTAACAAGAAGGACTAGACTATCATGAGACCTTCTCACCACTGGCTAAGCTTGTTACTGTGAGAATCCTCTTGGTTGTAGCAGCAATAAAAGGATGGGGCCTTTTACAGCTTGATGtaaacaatgcatttttgcatggtgaGTTAGATGAGGAGATTTATATGGAACTACCCCTTGGGTATTCTAATGATGATAGTGAGAAGGTGTGCAAATTGAAGAAAAGTTTATATGGCTTAAAGCAAGCATCACGACAATGGTATTctaaacttttcaacttcattgtTGAGCAAGGATTTACACAGTCCAAAGCTGATTACAGCTTGTTTACCAAGAGCACTGAAGGATCATTCACTGCCATATTggtctatgtggatgacattatAGTAGCTGGTAATTGCAATAAAAGCATTAAGAGTCTCAAAACCAGTCTTCATGAGAAATTCAGAATCAAAGACTTAGGGAAGCTAAAGTTCTTTCCTGGAATTGAGGTGGCTAGATCTCAAGATGGTATCCATATATGTCAGAGGAAATATGCTCTAGACATTTTGAGTGACTCGGGAACCATTGGGTCTGTACCTGTTAAGATCCCTATGGATCGAAACATGAAGTTGAGCAAGGAGGAAAGAGAGCTGCTTCCAGAACCAACAATTTACAAAAGGCTCATTGGTAGATTGCTATATTTGACAATAACTAGGCCTGATATCTCATATGTAGTCCAATTATTAAGTCAGTTCATGGATAATCCTAGGATTCCTCACCTACATGCAGCACACAAGATCCTAAGGTACATCAAAAGGGCACCAAGCCAAGGCTTATTCTATCCAAAAATTTCAAGGTTATAGCTGCATGGATATAGTGATTCAGATTGGGGGGCTTGTTCTGATAGCATGAGGTCTGTCACAGGGTATTATGTCTCAATTGGTGATTCACTTGTGTCTTGGAAGTCCAAGAAACAACATGTTGTTTCCAGATCCTCCTCGGAAGCAGAGAATAGGGCCATGGCAAATCTATGCTGTAAATTAACGTGGCTCAAATACTTGTTTGAAGACCTACAAGTGGAACATCCCCAAACTGCTCTTCTATATTGTGATAACAAGTCAGCCCTATACATTGCTACTAACCCTGTGTTTCAtgaaagaaccaaacatataGAGCTTGACTGTCATTTAATTTGAGATAAGATACAAGAAGGAAGCATTATTGCAAAACATGTGTCAAGTAAATCACAAGTGGCAAATATGCTTACCAATGCTTCGAATTCCCAAAGTCTCTACTCTTGCATGCTCAAGATGGGAGTAGCAGATatctactctccatcttgcggggggCTGTTGAAGAATGAGAAAATTGCTAAGATGGAAAGGCACCCTCCTACTACGTTGGATTGCACGTCAGCAAATGAAAACAGAAAGCAACTGGCAAAGGGAATATGCAAAGGATAAAGTGTTTTTGTTTGTATGCATGCTGTGTGTTTTTGTCACCTACCATGCCATTTCTTTCATGCAATATAAAAGTAATGTTGGTTGAGTAGTGCATATAGTAGGTTCCTTGTATCCTAGTGAATTTTTAGTGTAGTGAATTGGTAGTGTAGTGACATACATGAAGCTGCTATAAATAGAAGAGTTTTGTCCGGATTTGAAGTAGTGAAAATATACAGAGTAAAAGTAGTTCTTTCCAAACTTCTTCCATCGTGTTCTTCCAATTCTTAGCAATCTCaatacattatttttataattcttaCAAAAGGCCACGTTAGGTGTGTATAGTAGCCCTCTTGGTGCTACTTTCTTTTGCATAGTTCACCACTTTTGTTATTTAGAAAAAAGTAAgaatagttatttaaaaataacaaatgtatattagataaataaaagatcatgaaggttattaaaataagaatagtggttgtttaaagaaaagaacaaaagacACAACTCTCGTTTAAGTAAgcataattaatataacataggTTTACTACTTAATAAAAAATGGTAACAATTTTAATACTTTTTGTTAATAATATGCATATTAACAATTTTAACCATTACACCGTGGTCTTATTCTTAGGCTTATCAGCGAAGATAATTATAAACGTGATTGATCTTTAAACAACGATAGATCACGAACTCAAGGGCACGACGACACGCGGTTTAGGGAACCTATTATGGATGGTGAAGGTGCTGGTGTGGAGACATGCGGATGGGCAAGGTGCAGTGTTTTCAGCAGGATCTTAGTGGGAAGGGTCGTTACATGTTGTTGGCTATTAAAAGGAAGATTGATACGTTGCCATTTTAGTCTAGGCTGattccttttgtttttagttGAACGTTGTTGTTTTACATGTCCTTTTATAGCTCAGTTTCAGTAAGTCCAATGCGGTTGTTTTACTCCTTCTCGAATGAAATAGATTTGTAAGCAATAAAACGGTGCATTTGTAATCCATTTACTCTAAATACAGTTAGATGGAGGGAAAGAATGCAATGAGATTTTGATTCATTTTTGTCTTCTGCTTCTTTGCAATTAATCTTCTTCCTCTAAACCTAATCCCTGGAGAGTGACTCTCTCGAATCAGTCAGCTTCAATTCTGGTCCATTACAGTTGGTAATCAGAGCCAGTCATGGTAGAAGGCATGAGGTCGTATGCTCAAATTGTTGACTCAATGAATCATTTACGATAGCAATAGGATTGTCAATAGAAACAGATCGAGGATGCACTTGGATTATTGATGAAGCAACAGGAAGCTACAAAGGTTGAACGTGAGGCACATGACAAGAAGTTTCATGATCTACTACAACAAATTTCACAAGTTTCATGTAATGTTTCTGGTGATCATACTCAACCTCCATTGGTACAGCACGATGTTGATGTCAATGAAGGCTCAAGAGATAATCCTCATCTTGAAGTTTGTGACAGAGGCCTTATTAGAGGAATTAAATTGGAGTTTCCTCGCTTTTTTGGTGGCAATCCTTCCTCATGGATTTCTTGTGCTAATCAATATTTTCTGTATCATCAAGTGTCTCCTATTCAGCTTATTTTTGTTGCTTCTTTACACTTGGATGACACAGTTTTGTTGTGGTTTGAGGGTGCTAGTGAAGCAAGGGCATTCGATTCATGGGAGGACTttgctcttgctcttcaaattCGGTTTGTCTCTTCTCCTTATGATGATCCTATGCAGGAGCTAACTCGTCTGAAGCAGGTTCGTAAAGTCACTGAATATAAGTCAGAATTTGAGATTCTTTCCAATAGAATCAGAGGAATTTCTGAGAAAAATAGACTAAGTTGCTTTTTGAGTGGGCTACGTGATGATATTAGATTTCCTGTGAAGCTGCTTAAGCCTTTAACACTAAATGATGCCTTCAGGTTGGCTAAAATTCAAGAACAGTATCTCTTAAGCCTTAAGAAGTCTTGGAGGGGTTCTTTTACTTATTCTAATAAATTTAGTCCAGACCATAGTTTGTTGAAATCTGGACAGCCTTCTTCTATTTTGGGAGCATCTAAGGCACAGCCTTTAGCTAGAATTCCCTTCCAAAAACTTTCTGATTCACAAATGCAAGAGAGGCGTAAGAAGGGCTTTTGTTACTTTGTGATGAGAAGTGGCATCAAGGCCATAGATGCATCAAACCAAAACTATTTTTGCTAGAAGGAATGGACTTCCTTCTGACATTGCCTATGAGGTTGGCATTGATTTAGCTGGTGAAGCTATGGCTATGGATATTGAGGAAGAAGCTAAGATAGCTTCTATCTCATTACGTACTATTGTTGGGGCTGCAGGGCCTAGAACCATGAGACTTGTAGGTCAGATTGGTAAGAAGAAGGTTGTAATCTTAATAGACACTGGCAGTACTCACAATTTTGTGGATACTGTCGTGGCTTCTCGATGTAAGTTGGAGGTGTATTTGGGACAATCTCTTCAGGTCAAAGTAGCCAATGGCCAAGTGATTGAAAGTGGTGGGAAGTGTTTTCCAGTTCCTATGCAGATACAAGGGGTATCTTTTATGGTGGATTTCTTCACCTTATCTCTCAAAGATTGTGATGTTGTCTTGGGTGTACAATGGCTCTCATCACTTGGGCCTGTGTTATGGGATTTTACTGAGTTACAATGAAGTTTCAGTATGAAGGGAAAGGCATTTGTTTTCATGGCTTGACACCTTCTGACACTAAGTTGATTGATGATATTACATCCCTTAAAGATTTTGTTTGTGGCAAGAAAGGTATACTTTTACAGCTGGTGGACTGTAGTGGAGTTGCCTACTGTGAATGATGAACAAGTACACCACTTGTTATAGACTTATATGGATGTTTTTGCTGAACCTACTGGGTTGCCACTTCATAGGTCACGTGACCATCAAATTCATTTGAAACAGGAGACTAGTCCTATCAGTGTAAGGCCCTATCGATATCCATTCTATCAAAAAGCTGAGATAGAA
Coding sequences within it:
- the LOC122286124 gene encoding uncharacterized protein LOC122286124, which produces MEEHSSESHNQNQNSNSNPTKDLTHPSSLYYIGTNDGTGSMLVTHSLDASNYYSWARSMKRALRIKNKLGFIDGSLCEPTDPNDPLMEHWLRCNDIVITWMQNTMAINIKSSTVYAKTAHQLGIELEQCFSQQNAPRIFEVKHGVTMLMQNQDTVSVYFSKLKTLLDELLNYEAIPSCSYGGLKIVVQNQQRDWVMKFLMGLNESYKGIKAQILLIKPFPSLNEVYSIVQREEKRREISTEGPAHHSMALFTRGTTRMVQN